The Benincasa hispida cultivar B227 chromosome 11, ASM972705v1, whole genome shotgun sequence genome has a segment encoding these proteins:
- the LOC120090044 gene encoding GDSL esterase/lipase CPRD49-like, with amino-acid sequence MVGPARPLFVLFGSSIVQLSFGDGGWGSILADLYARKADILLRGYSGWNSRQALRVLHHVFPKDSAIQPSLVIVYFGGNDAVLPFPSSQTSFVPLPEYVENMKKIAIHLKSLSEKTRVIFLTAPPVSYALIKEKLSEEHAECRTLESCRKYAEACKELCKKIDVKCIDVWSAIQKRDDWLTSCFTDGIHLTAEGSQIVAEEILKVLEEADWEPSLHWKELPIEFGSPTKLSPERQW; translated from the exons ATGGTAGGGCCGGCGAGACCTCTTTTTGTGCTATTTGGTTCTTCCATCGTTCAATTGAGCTTTGGCGATGGCGGATGGGGTTCGATTCTTGCTGATTTATACGCCCGTAAG GCAGATATCTTGCTACGCGGATATAGTGGTTGGAATTCTAGACAGGCTCTACGGGTTCTGCATCATGTCTTTCCAAAG GACAGTGCCATTCAACCTTCGTTAGTGATAGTCTACTTTGGTGGCAATGATGCTGTGCTTCCTTTCCCTTCTTCCCAGACCTCTTTTGTGCCACTTCCTGAATATGTTGAGAACATGAAGAAGATAGCCATTCATCTCAAG AGCCTCTCAGAGAAAACCCGAGTCATCTTCCTCACAGCTCCGCCCGTGAGCTATGCTCTAATTAAAGAAAAACTGAG TGAGGAGCACGCTGAATGTCGAACGTTGGAGTCCTGTCGTAAATATGCCGAGGCCTGTAAAGAACTTTGTAAGAAGATTGACGTGAAATGCATAGATGTTTGGTCTGCAATTCAGAAAAGAGATGACTGGCTCACTTCTTGCTTCAC AGATGGGATTCATTTAACAGCAGAAGGAAGTCAGATAGTTGCAGAGGAAATTTTGAAGGTTTTGGAAGAGGCAGATTGGGAGCCAAGTTTGCACTGGAAAGAATTGCCAATTGAATTTGGTAGTCCAACTAAATTATCCCCTGAAAGGCAATGGTAA